The genomic window aaacgggAGGGGCtgcagagaggagagagaaaccgATGGTGGCTCTTGGTGGTCGGTTGGTGGTTGTGTTGGCTTCCTGTGGTGGAGCTGATGGTGGGAAGACTGGTGATGAGAGTGGTGGTGGCTGAAGGCCATggtggagagagagggagaggaaagagaaaaattgcagaaacaaggaaaatggcTGGTTTTTTGGCTGATTTTGGACCAGATTTTCTCCTCCATCAGGCCATAAACTcagcctctatttataggcggtggaagagggTAATCTCGTCTGCACCGGGGTcaaatttcagcccttgattcagatgggaaggatcccaaccgttggctcaaagtaggcaTGGTGCACTATTAAATTGTCAAATCTGCAGCTGCTGGCTGCCTGAGTTTGCATGTTTAGGCCGGTACCAGCACCGATGGGTTGTCATTCAGACTGAACTATTCACATAGATCTGTAGAGGAACTGCAGAGTATCATTTTCGTGCAGGTTTGGTTAAATTTGGTGGAGTGTagaggcattaaatgcacctgcgaAGCAGGTAACTTGAGCAGTTATTTCAGagatttaaagaagaagatgaacagtaccaAAGTTCTGATTTTGGCCAAAGTTCATTTGAGTCCTCcctctttaaatttgatttaattgcacctataattgaccctaaaacttcaattttcttatgattttgcCCCTGATGTTGTCAAATGAACCCCCATAGTTGGCCGCCTGTTGCAAAATTGTCcttggctgtgaagtttgtcaatttaacccctaattgaccccaaaacttcaattttcttgcaatttggcccctaatttcaatcaattaacttggtaaaaattacatttggtctcttaaaattccaatcttctcaattaagcccaaattaggctcccaaacttacgttttcaccaattaagccccaaataaaattaatttgacccatttaaagtataattaagtccttgcacttaattaaatcctttaactggacccaaattaattcttaaacataattaaaatttaatttggcccatgattaaatcaaatacgcctattaaaaatttaattatgtcattggacttaatttttatgcaaattcgtccaataatcatttaatttgaccttgaatttgcatttttttttccatttttgggcataatggtgtacaattaggccttgaatttccttaaAAAATTGTAGCTTGATTTCCCGGtctgctttctccacgttgccagcctttattttatttttttatttttattttgaaaaacagtgaattgatttttggggaataacccagaattgggttatgacagttgcccccctctttacaatgcttacgatagaaagtctcgtaagagactttagatagtaagcgttgtaaagaagaaaaagaagactgAGAGATGATGGACTCATCATATTTAGAAATGATGAATCCTTTTGAGGCCTAGAAAGCGCACTCAAAGTAAAAACtggaagatttttcttttgaaaattctgAGATTTTGAAATGGTCGAATTgtcatgggtgacctacccagagaaaattaaatttttttttgaggtggTCTTATTGTATGAGTTTTCTTGCAGAGGCCGGTACTGCAGCTACGAATAGAAATAACCAAAGCCTACATGCACCTAGGATATTTCCCAGCTTTACAACAGAATAGCAGAACTAGGTTACAGTATGCTTGCAAATcatacaataataaattaataatgcGACCAAATAATTGGCATAACATATGCTAAACAAACAAGAAGCGTTTAACATGGTGGCATATAGGGAGGTGGTGGTAGCATATGGGCTTTCTTGCCTCGACCGTTCTTGATTATGAATGCCATCTCCATACCCCATGACAGATGACGCTCCAGATGGCAGTGTACGAACCATACTCCTGTTACAAATAAAATAGACACATGATGTTAGATCTGCCTCGTAATCAAGGTAATTAAGAGAAATAATACTCTTAATATGATACTTTGTTGGTTATTGTATATTTAATTGGTTATGCTCCTTATATTTACCAGGATTGGTAGCCTTGAATCTTATGACAGACCAGCCATTTTTGGGAACGGCAATGGTATTTTGAAGAGGAGGGTCAAAAAGATTGTATCTCAAAGGGTCTTTATCCTTGTCGAAGTTGCCAAATCCCCAACCAACAACATAGAAGCTTGTTCCATGTATGTGCATGGGATGATCAGTGCCAGCAGCCACATTTGTCCCCTGAAAAACAATCTCCACCGTCGAGTTATACTCGAGCACTTTCACTTCTGTACCTTTTGATGGTGTCTCATAAATCAATGGGATAGTATCCGCAGTGAAATTGAAGAACAGTGGTGGTTTATCAGGAAAGTGATCACCATAAACACCATTGATTTGATTATAATAAGCTCTTAGTATATCCATACGTGTAGGTGTCTGAAAGCTTATGTTGTTCACACTAGCAGCTAGTCTAGACTGATTCACCCCACAAGAAGTGTTTGCACACGTAAATATATTAACAGAAACAGTGAAAAATAATGGAGTGCTTATGCTCATGGGGACATGAATTGGATGGTTATTATCAGCTAAGCTTCTAAGACGGCCAGTGAAATTAACCGATGCAGTTGTGTCATTAAAATAAGGAAGGTATGGCAATGAGAGAGTGGAGGATGGAGTGTAGTTGCCATTGTACTGGACAATGGCTGTGGTTGTTGTGTTGTCATATTGCACACCATTGGCACTAGAGTAAACTTTTGCAGCCATGTAATAGTGGTCCAGTGGTTGGTTTGCTTCTAATAAAACATCAATGGTTTGGCCAGGTGATATTGCTATATAATCAACTTTCAGTGGTTTAGTGTAGCTGGCATCTGTGCCGACCACTGTGACTTGATGATTGGTGATGGAGAAAAAGACAATGTCTTGAAGGGCAGCATTAATTAGGCGAAGAAGGTAAGTCTTGCCATAGTCCACCGATAGCTTGAATGTATCTGCAGTTAGAAAGACAAGGTTTTGATTTAATAGCTTTAAACTATACAAACGTTCCACTGAGTTATAGATTCTTCCCTCTCTCAACAAATTTCAAGTCGAATCTCTCGTTTGAAATaagaatgatgatgatgatgataataaaacacaaattaacATGTAATATATTAAGGATGCAATGCAGTAACCATTTGATTGTTTGGGCCGGGAGGAAAGAATAGGCTTCTAAGAATTCATGGGTAACTTTCATTTTGCCCCACAGGTTTATATATTGCTCATTTTCATCTAAAACCTTTGATTTATTCCAATTAAATCCTAACTCTTTCATCTTCTTCCAATCAGCCCcccatcttttattttattccaacCAGCCCCCCATCTTTTACTTTTGTTCCAATTTCCGCCCTCCGTTCATTTTCAGTGGGTGTGTGTTTATAAAATATCTcaatatcatctaaaaataaagaaaaaaaatattaaaaaattgaattaacaaaaacaaaaagaaaaattaagcttcaatataattttttttgcgtgTTTAAGATGAtggtaaaaattgtttttcatagtatttttcacttgaaaatgtattaaaataatttttttaaaattttttttaatataaatacatcaaaacgatccaaaaaaatttaaaaaattaatttaaaaacaattaaaatttttcaaaagcgaACTGCAAAAACAAACTCAGTTGTATGGTACTTTTCAAAAGTGATTTTTGCTtggaattatgtttttaaaatttttttcaccCTACCatattaaaaccattaaaaatcactaaaaaaacatcaacataatatttttaaaaaactaaatacatttTTGTAATGCAtctaaacacaatttttttcctaaaaaaaaacatagctgaATCAAAGGGGTAGTACTCTGGATGCTAAAGAAATATAAGgcaaaatgaaaagagaaaatctaAGCAATGGTACAGTGGCATTGTACCCGATTTTGAGCAAGGATAAAGATCACCGGGTTGACCATTGATCGTGTAAGAATCAGAGACATTGGGGTCTGCTCCCGAGGCACGGAATTGATCAAAGATTTCAAATATGTCCATCTTCCACCACTCTCCTGCATTTCATGAAATCAGTGGTCAATACTGCATTCAAATCTTCCACGGCTTTAAGAACtgaagttttcttttaaaattgatgcTATTATACCTAGAATAATCGGCACGTCTGCATGAGGCGCAGGGAAAGGATATTCGGTTCCTTTCTTGGGATATATGACAATCGCACCATAAACAGTTGCTCGTGTCCAGTCATTGTGAGCATGCCACCATAATGTTCCTTCTTCATCAGAGAATATGACCCTCTGACTGAATTTTCCTCCTGGTTGAATTGGACACTGTGTGATATATTCAGGACCATCTGACCATGGATATTTTGGCTGATTCACTCCATGCCTAGGATTAACAGTGTTAATATTGTTATCTCTGCCGCCATGCATATCGTGGATTTGCAGGGTAAACAACCCAAACTTCCAGACAGAAGATCAGATGTATATAGAGGGACTTACCAGTGAATGGTGATGTTATGAGGGCTCTTGTTAATAACATCCACGATGATGGTTTCTCCTTTAGTGACGTATAGTGTCGGGCCAGGAAACTGTCCATTGACGGTCATTATGTTCTTGGTGCTGCAGAGTCTTGTGTATGGAACATCTTTTACCTACAATGAATGTGCACATACGCAAAACTACAAATTATGAATGAGCTTATAAAGTAAAACATCTAATCTCCTAGTTATTACGTGTACgtaccagttttttttttttttttggaaaaagtcGATATAATAAAAGAGTAACAGAAgatagctaaaaataaaatagaacaaAGAATGTGACCCGTGCACCGATGATCATTCTAGAATCTATTTCTTCTTAATGTTaacatttttccttttcatatcataaaaagaaagttgaacTTATGTTAGAtcgcatgaaaaaaaaaaaaaaatcagcacaTAGTACATACCACAAAAGTATGATGAACTATAGCTTGGCAACATAGGAAACCACCAAATAATAGAAACCTTAAAATTTGGAAGGCTAGAACTCTCATGATTGGTATCATTTTCTTAGCAACGAATATATTCTTGTTTCACTCTTGATGACCAACCGAGCTGTTATGCCGGTATTTATAGGTAACAAGGAGCAAGACGGCAATTTAGCTGGAGAATTGTTCAAGATAATTTTGTATTTCTCAACACCCAATTAAATGCAAAGTGTTCATTAACTACTTCGAAAACTATGGGGTTTGAGTGaacgtctctctctctctctctctctctctctctccactctCGATATAATCACTGTTACTCGATTGTTTGACTCTGCTTTAACATTGTCAAAGCTGAGTGTGACTCGTTAGCATTTGTTTTTGGCTTTAGTGAAAGCTAACAACATGAATTCCCGTACCAGAAAATGGAGTACGTGGAAAAACAATTCTACATAGGAGTATGTGGAAGAAAAAACACTGAGGAAGCTGATTTATAATCGAGATCAAACAAGAAAGTCAAAGTCGGGACAAAAAATAACCCTAAGATAAGGAGATCTGGGGAACAATTTTTTTCTCGCTAAATGCACTAACCAGGATGACCGGGAGTTTGCTAAAAACTCAGGAAtgcttgtgattttttatttagagagTGTCTAGCAATGTgatagcggttgctttttaaataattttttatgtcgaaatgcatgtcaatgatatttttttatttttaaaaattatttttgacatcagcacatcaaaacgatccaaaacatacaaaccatattaaattttaactaaaatacaaatttaaattttttggaaacgcggtttgcaccacgttcccaaacatgttctAAGGCTAGGTGCATGAGtctatttctatttttgattttttttaatttaatttttttaataattaatttaaaatattataaaaatattaaattattaaattcttaaaataattaagaatatattgaTGTAACCCCTCAgttttttagagtatttttatatcatctCGTTCAcgaatcattttaattatttgtaaatatttgatAAGCATCAAGtagatttcttttatatatatatatatatatatatatatatatatccactatcaaaattttaatagagTTTTATTTGTACTAGTAACATAC from Populus trichocarpa isolate Nisqually-1 chromosome 5, P.trichocarpa_v4.1, whole genome shotgun sequence includes these protein-coding regions:
- the LOC7492506 gene encoding laccase-15 isoform X3, whose translation is MMAINRVLAFQILRFLLFGGFLCCQAIVHHTFVVKDVPYTRLCSTKNIMTVNGQFPGPTLYVTKGETIIVDVINKSPHNITIHWHGVNQPKYPWSDGPEYITQCPIQPGGKFSQRVIFSDEEGTLWWHAHNDWTRATVYGAIVIYPKKGTEYPFPAPHADVPIILGEWWKMDIFEIFDQFRASGADPNVSDSYTINGQPGDLYPCSKSDTFKLSVDYGKTYLLRLINAALQDIVFFSITNHQVTVVGTDASYTKPLKVDYIAISPGQTIDVLLEANQPLDHYYMAAKVYSSANGVQYDNTTTTAIVQYNGNYTPSSTLSLPYLPYFNDTTASVNFTGRLRSLADNNHPIHVPMSISTPLFFTVSVNIFTCANTSCGVNQSRLAASVNNISFQTPTRMDILRAYYNQINGVYGDHFPDKPPLFFNFTADTIPLIYETPSKGTEVKVLEYNSTVEIVFQGTNVAAGTDHPMHIHGTSFYVVGWGFGNFDKDKDPLRYNLFDPPLQNTIAVPKNGWSVIRFKATNPGVWFVHCHLERHLSWGMEMAFIIKNGRGKKAHMLPPPPYMPPC
- the LOC7492506 gene encoding laccase-15 isoform X2; protein product: MMAINRVLAFQILRFLLFGGFLCCQAIVHHTFVVKDVPYTRLCSTKNIMTVNGQFPGPTLYVTKGETIIVDVINKSPHNITIHWHGVNQPKYPWSDGPEYITQCPIQPGGKFSQRVIFSDEEGTLWWHAHNDWTRATVYGAIVIYPKKGTEYPFPAPHADVPIILGEWWKMDIFEIFDQFRASGADPNVSDSYTINGQPGDLYPCSKSDTFKLSVDYGKTYLLRLINAALQDIVFFSITNHQVTVVGTDASYTKPLKVDYIAISPGQTIDVLLEANQPLDHYYMAAKVYSSANGVQYDNTTTTAIVQYNGNYTPSSTLSLPYLPYFNDTTASVNFTGRLRSLADNNHPIHVPMSISTPLFFTVSVNIFTCANTSCGVNQSRLAASVNNISFQTPTRMDILRAYYNQINGVYGDHFPDKPPLFFNFTADTIPLIYETPSKGTEVKVLEYNSTVEIVFQGTNVAAGTDHPMHIHGTSFYVVGWGFGNFDKDKDPLRYNLFDPPLQNTIAVPKNGWSVIRFKATNPGVWFVHCHLERHLSWGMEMAFIIKNGRGKKAHMLPPPPYMPPC